A genomic stretch from Arachis stenosperma cultivar V10309 chromosome 3, arast.V10309.gnm1.PFL2, whole genome shotgun sequence includes:
- the LOC130967093 gene encoding uncharacterized protein LOC130967093 yields MAELLATMQNNGEQKDDNKKANANQHEEHQSESNAKTGETPPKTGRRRTNPFFEEIMNFKMPKNFTLMTLTPYKGIRDPKVHVTKFESMMFLNRSITSFDEFAKMLINHFAASKIYVRDSDYLSTIKQGQHERLKDYMTRFTIAAMEIPDLNPEEVIAVAKPKTLEEFRDKATGQIEIEELYKTRRNERPPSRKEEERPYRSQNKDSKKPFKLVLKFDSYTKFNTKRKDIIKEIFHNKLIKPPSRASTYQDQRYVNKTKHCAFHRKSGHTTDECVVAKDTLERLARQGLLDKCIGRQVRKDPSTSDEIEHVTTQLLARHDQC; encoded by the exons ATGGCCGAGCTGTTAGCAACAATGCAGAATAATGGAGAACAGAAGGATGACAACAAAAAAGCAAACGCTAATCAGCACGAAGAGCATCAGTCAGAGTCCAACGCAAAGACAGGGGAAACACCCCCAAAAACCGGAAGACGACGAACCAACCCGTTTTTCGAAGAAATAATGAATTTCAAAATGCCTAAGAATTTTACACTTATGACTTTAACACCATATAAGGGGATCAGAGATCCTAAAGTTCATGTCACAAAATTTGAGTCTATGATGTTCCTCAATA GATCCATAACCAGCTTTGATGAGTTCGCCAAGATGCTCATCAATCATTTTGCAGCGTCTAAAATTTATGTGAGAGACTCGGACTACCTCAGCACAATTAAGCAAGGGCAGCACGAAAGGCTAAAAGACTATATGACACGTTTTACAATAGCAGCAATGGAGATCCCTGACCTTAATCCAGAG GAAGTTATCGCTGTGGCAAAACCAAAGACGTTGGAAGAGTTCCGAGACAAAGCAACTGGACAAATCGAAATAGAGGAGCTCTACAAAACTCGGAGGAATGAGAGACCACCGTctaggaaggaagaagaaagaccTTACAGGTCCCAGAATAAAGATTCCAAAAAACCCTTCAAGCTAGTTCTGAAATTCGATTCATACACCAAGTTTAACACCAAAAGGAAAGACATAATCAAAGAAATCTTTCACAATAAGCTCATAAAACCACCAAGTAGAGCAAGTACATACCAAGATCAAAGGTATGTCAACAAAACCAAGCATTGCGCCTTTCACCGAAAATCTGGCCACACCACGGATGAATGCGTGGTGGCTAAGGACACATTAGAAAGGCTGGCACGACAAGGTTTGCTGGATAAATGCATCGGCAGGCAAGTACGGAAAGATCCGTCAACTTCGGACGAGATAGAAcatgtaacgacccaacttctaGCACGTCATGACCAATGCTAG